GGATCTCCACTATGATCTTGACAGGGACAATCAAGATCATAGAATGAAATACCgctttttttataaatctagtgcaTTTGTCTAGTGCAGTAGGTAACCTTGTTAGTTCTGAACTGCCCTTTTTGTAACATTTTTGGAACTGGAAAACATATGACTGGCTCCTCTTGTTCCTGGGGTTTGTTCTTCCAACGTCGTCTTGTGGCTAACGTAGTCAATTGTCTGGACTACCATTTGATGAGTCGCGCCAGGAGTGATCAGTCACGCTTGAAGAGTTCAAGTTCGCATCCTTGCGTACAGTTTGTACATAGGATTAGGCGATATGCTTTAACCTGACACAAACAGACATGTGCATATTGCCCCCTGTAATAACCAGGATGCACTGGCTGACAAAACAGTACATCTGCAACTAATGGTTGATGTTTAGACGTGCCTGTGGTATTTCACTGTGGTATTTCATTCTATGATCTTGATTGTCCCTGTGGCATTTCACTAGTGGTATTTCATTCTATGATCTTGATTGTCTCTATGGCATTTCACTGTGGTATTTCATTCTATGATCTTGATTGTCCCTGTGGTTTTTTTTTTCACAGGCGCCATGGATTCCGAAAGATCTTTTACCGACATAATTACAAGGGGTTGTAATCCTGCTGCTTTGTCTGATAATGTCCCAACTCCTAATGAAACGCTAGCATGTGATGAGGCCCTAGCATGTGTGAAAGGGAGTCAGAAAAGGTCCAAGAATTTCAGTAAAGACGAGGACGAAATGTTGGTCTCAGCATGGCTAAATGTGAGTTTGGATCCAGTGCATGGAGTTGATCAATCACGTTCGACTAATTGGAAAAGAATATATGATTACTTTCATATCAACAAGACATTTGATTCTGATCGAACGCAAAGCTCCCTAATGAGCCGGTGGTCTGGTATTCTACATGATGTGAACTTATATGCTGGTTGCGTTTCAAAGATAGAGGCTAGAAATCAAAGTGGTTTATCTTTCGCTGATAAGGTAAGATAACAGACCTTGCCCTTCCAATTGTATATGATGTTTCTCTATGTCATGCAGTCTCTATGTGTTTGAATTTGCAGGAAAAAATGCATTAAAAATGTTCAAGTCTGAGGACAAGCAACACCGGAATTTCCCTTACCTCCATTGCTGGGAAAAATTGAAAGACAAGGCCAAGTGGAAAAATAGAAGCAATCAGAGTGGAACGACTTCAAGGAAAAAGCAAAAGACCACGGCGAATTCAAGTCCTATAGCGGCTGCACAATTAGTTGTCAGTGCTAATGGTGAAGAGAGTCAGGCAGCAATGCCTACAGTGGACAGACCTgcagggaagaagaaggagaaagacAAATTACGACAACGTTCCAGCATCGAAGCATTGGATTATTTGTTGGCAAAGAAGAAAGAGGCTGATATAGAGAAGGATTTGAAGAAAGAGGAGAGGTGCAAAAAAGCCTTTGCATTGCAGGAAGAAAGGATCAGAATCGAGGAAGAAAGGAACAGAATCGAGGAAGAAAGAATCAGATTTGAGAAAGACAAATTTGAGTTCGAGAGGAACCTTGAAGAAGAGAGAATTATGAATGTCGATACGAGTACCATGTCCACCAAACAGCAGCTACTATATGAACAGCTCCAGAATGACATACTTGCACGGCGTATAAAAAATTAGATAAATTATCATATTGTGCTGATACGAGTACCATATTTCTTAAACATTGTGCTGGTTGTATACGGTATGATATTGTGCTGGTTTTCTGCAATGTAAATCATAACATTCTACAATAATTATAAGCATAACATCATTATAGTTCAATGACAAATGAAATCAATCATTAATAGTATTATTGTATAAATCTGGATAATTTTGCCACAAGTGCTCAATAAGATCGGCCTGAAGTTGTGTGTGCGTTTCCTCGTCCTTGATGTTCTTGTAATTTTGAATGAAAGCATCGAGCTCAGGGGTACTATCATGGGATACTGTCACCTTTTCTCCCATGTCGTTGTAATTGAAATCATCTTCAGTCACCCCCCTCATCCTCAACAATCATGTTGTGCATAATGATACAAGCGTTCATGATTTCTCCAAGCGTGTCCTCATCCCACAAACGAGCTGGTCTTCGAACGATAGCAAAGCGAGCTTGTAGAACCCCAAACGCTCTTTCAACATCCTTTCTACATGCTTCTTGTGCCTTAGCAAAATATTTCTTCTTGTTACCTTGAGGTTCTGGTATGGTCTTCACGGAAGTGGCCCAAGATGGATATATGCCATCTGCGAGATAATAACCCATTGTATAATTGTTTCCATTGATGCTATAGTTAACCTGTGGACCCTCGCCTTCAGCAAGCCTTGCAAAAACAAGAGATCTTTGGAGAACATTGATATCATTATGCGAGCCTGGCATCCAAAAAAAACCATGCCAAATCCAAAGATCTTTAGAAGCAACCACTTCTAGTATAATTGTAGGATCCTTTTTGTGCCCCACGTACATACCCTACCATGCAACAGGGCAATTTTTCCAGGTCCAATGCATGCAATCTATGGAACCAAGCATACCTGGAAAACCTCTTCTCTCACCAATTGCAAGCAATCTAGCTATATCATGTTCATTAGGCATTCTCATGTACTCATGCCCAAATATATGAACAACAGCTCT
The sequence above is drawn from the Miscanthus floridulus cultivar M001 chromosome 15, ASM1932011v1, whole genome shotgun sequence genome and encodes:
- the LOC136506738 gene encoding glutathione S-transferase T3-like, which codes for MDSERSFTDIITRGCNPAALSDNVPTPNETLACDEALACVKGSQKRSKNFSKDEDEMLVSAWLNVSLDPVHGVDQSRSTNWKRIYDYFHINKTFDSDRTQSSLMSRWSGILHDVNLYAGCVSKIEARNQSGLSFADKGKNALKMFKSEDKQHRNFPYLHCWEKLKDKAKWKNRSNQSGTTSRKKQKTTANSSPIAAAQLVVSANGEESQAAMPTVDRPAGKKKEKDKLRQRSSIEALDYLLAKKKEADIEKDLKKEERCKKAFALQEERIRIEEERNRIEEERIRFEKDKFEFERNLEEERIMNVDTSTMSTKQQLLYEQLQNDILARRIKN